Genomic DNA from Streptomyces venezuelae:
GCTCGACCAGCTGGAGGTTGCGGAAGGAGCGCTCCTCGCGGAGGTACGCCAACTCGTCCTCGTCCCCGGCCATGGAGAGCAGGAGGCGGGCCTGACCGAGCAGGTCGAGGGCGATGTTCGCCAAGGCGACCTCCTCCTCGAGGACGGGGGCGTGCCCCGCCCACTCCCCCAGCCGGTGGGAGAGCACCAGCGCGTCATCGCCGAGGGCCAGGGCGGGGAGGAGGACCGCGGCGTCGGTCGAGGCGGCGGGCGGGGTGGTGGCCGGGGTGGTCACGGAGGCTCGGGAGCTCACAGGTGCTTCACCCCTTCCGGGATTTCGTAGAACGTCGGGTGGCGGTACGGCTTGTCGCCGGCCGGTTCGAAGAAGGAGTCCTTCTCGTCCGGCGAGGACGCGGTGATCTCGGCGGACGGCACGACCCATATCGAGACGCCTTCGCTCCTGCGCGTGTACAGGTCGCGGGCGTTGCGCAGCGCCATCTCCGCGTCCGGCGCGTGCAGGCTGCCCGCGTGCGTGTGGGAGAGCCCGCGGCGGGAGCGGACGAACACCTCCCACAGCGGCCAGTCGGTCGTGCTGCTCATGCTGTCGCCTCTCCGTGCTGTGTGGCCGTGCCCTGCGCGGGCGTCTGCTTGCGCGCGTAGGCAGCGGCTGCCTCGCGGACCCAGGCGCCCTCCTCGTGGGCGCGGCGGCGCTGGGATATGCGCTGGTCGTTGCAGGGGCCGTTGCCCTTGAGGACGTCCCAGAACTCGGTCCAGTCGATGGCCCCGAAGTCGTAGTGACCCCGGGACTCGT
This window encodes:
- the paaB gene encoding 1,2-phenylacetyl-CoA epoxidase subunit PaaB, producing the protein MSSTTDWPLWEVFVRSRRGLSHTHAGSLHAPDAEMALRNARDLYTRRSEGVSIWVVPSAEITASSPDEKDSFFEPAGDKPYRHPTFYEIPEGVKHL